The window GTCATcatcttttatttatatacatatgatTGCATTAAAGTATTACAGATGTAAACATTACAGTGGCTTCACCATTACAAACTCTTGTTGAATTCTCATTTCTTCCTAGCAATCATATGGCTCATGGCTTGTTCATAGCAAGAACATCACTTTGAGTTAACTTCAATCTGTCACAAGCAAAAGAGAAAAGTAACACTGAAAAATTATAAAGACGGGAGTGGTAGACCACACTGAATATATAAACCCAAGGGACGTTGAGAAATAGCTAGAAACTTTGAGTATCAAAAGATAAGGTTTTGATTAACACTTAAATGCATCGAAGTAAAATAAAAGTATCATGGTTAAGGATACAAAAGAGGATACGGATTCACACAAAACTTCAGATGCTCCTGTAAACATAGATCACTCCATCTCAAAGTCAAGACATGGTGATAAGGAGATAGATAGATGGTTTTCAAATGACTTACCTCTTCTCTTTAGCTTCAATCTCTTTCTAACGGATTGTATCTATCTTCAAACGAGTTTTGCTTCCTAGTTTCCCGACTGCTGCGGCGGTCATAACGATCGTCCCTTTTGGTTTTGTAATCTGAAGAACTCCTTTCACGAGATGATATGTGGTTCTGATGATGAGATTCCTTTTCGTGGCTACGTCGTTTGGTCCTTCTgtattcatcatcatcatcatctcttcCAACACTGCGCTTGTATGATGATCTGTGACTTTGCTGTCTCTGTGAGCTACTGGAATCATATTCCTCATACCGCCTTCCTCTATCTGTATTGGTTCTAATATCCACTGCATATTCACTATCTGCACGGTCCTCTCCTTTCCCTGGCTTATAGGATCTTGCTGTTGCGTCTGTCAATGTTGTTGATACACTTTCTTTCTGATCATTGCCTATAGAAGACGAGGAGTGTGATGGCATTCCCTTCTCAAAACATCCAATGCCTCCTGCTAGCTTAACTTCTTCTGTAAATCCTTCTATCATATCCCTCAACACCTACATGACAAAAGATTGAGAAAACTCAATTTAAGTTTATTGCTAATTAAATGTCATATACACATGAAAGTACGTAAGATTATAGAGCAACATCCAAATTTTCTCATACCTGTCGAGGAGTTCGCTTGACCTTCTTACCACGGTATGACATCCTTCGACGCTTGTAATCTCTCTCTTCAGCTAAAAGCTCTTCTCTTGTCTTCATTTTATCCATATCCTACACGTTATAGACAATACAATCTCGGTTCCTTCAGCAAAAACTCCCTAGAGTAATATGTGTTTCCTTCATGTTATATAACACAGTTAGTAGATGGTCTAGTATAAACCTGATTCGATGAGCGTTGTCTCGGAAGACCATCATGATCAATAATAGGTCGGTAGTTAGGACGTCCCTTCCGCTCCTCATCAGCTTTAGCCGTCATAACACCATGCTCAGCTACCCTTTAAATCAAACTCAGATTCAAACAATAATAAGAAACTTAAACACTACAGAGATAGAAACTGTGAAAATGGACAAATAATCAAGTTGCCAAAACAGAATGGCCCTTCAAAGATTTGAAACCTACCGCTGATATCTTGTTAGTGGTTGTGCATACCGAATCGCTCTCATTTTTCGTTCAAGCTTGGATCTTTCATACAACGCTGCAACAGCTGCTGTCAAATCCTCATTACTGAATTTTGCATCATCTATAACCTCGAGAACACTAGAGGATTCAGGTAACCGAAACAACATAATCTGAGACGCAGACGCTTCAATGCAGTGTCTAAACATGTCTAGAGCGAAAAACTTCCCGTTTCCTTCTCCATACAAGACAGCAAGCTGAGAAGCTAACCAAGACAACACTCGAACCAAAACCGGACACTCAAACGTTCTCCTTTCACACGCATTAGCATCAGACTCTATTATAAACCCACTA of the Brassica rapa cultivar Chiifu-401-42 chromosome A03, CAAS_Brap_v3.01, whole genome shotgun sequence genome contains:
- the LOC103859024 gene encoding U11/U12 small nuclear ribonucleoprotein 48 kDa protein, with amino-acid sequence MDRPPSFPHYQNPNLNFFHQCPPLNPNPNFSFQPPPPPLQNLNTLSIAPSPPPILELSTTLSSLQSLISESQRTLASLSQNLAVDDSSLLDSDNFVRCPFDPNHLMPPEALFLHSLRCPKPLDLTHLLGSFTSYRNKLELPLNNGDGDVCFGHNFFYKDCPGVVSFSGIDNSKKSLKLCSEFEGSCEIEKKKSVLDKRLRLLPSDVYAVKSEIGRWREYPSSYSYTVLSSIVSLRVNDMSELRTWILVNSTRFGVIIDTYIRDHVFLLFRLCLKAVVEEASGFIIESDANACERRTFECPVLVRVLSWLASQLAVLYGEGNGKFFALDMFRHCIEASASQIMLFRLPESSSVLEVIDDAKFSNEDLTAAVAALYERSKLERKMRAIRYAQPLTRYQRVAEHGVMTAKADEERKGRPNYRPIIDHDGLPRQRSSNQDMDKMKTREELLAEERDYKRRRMSYRGKKVKRTPRQVLRDMIEGFTEEVKLAGGIGCFEKGMPSHSSSSIGNDQKESVSTTLTDATARSYKPGKGEDRADSEYAVDIRTNTDRGRRYEEYDSSSSQRQQSHRSSYKRSVGRDDDDDEYRRTKRRSHEKESHHQNHISSRERSSSDYKTKRDDRYDRRSSRETRKQNSFEDRYNPLERD